Proteins co-encoded in one Sulfuricaulis limicola genomic window:
- a CDS encoding putative bifunctional diguanylate cyclase/phosphodiesterase, protein MFRLTRTYSIASFLGIVLVTIALGMFYRTVAVDALIEHESQANAALTQSLSNSLWPRYADFVARAGGIPVHELASQPEMASLHEDVLQKIRGLHVVKLKIYGLSGLTVYSTEPKQIGENKAGNTGFQKAKAGRVENELVFRDRFSATEQIIVNRNLLSSYIPVRRTPNGPIEGVFEIYSDVTPLVADIESTQYTVLSGVIFLLFLLYLFLLMIVRRADRIIRSHENAERRAQAEQMHYMAYHDPLTGLPNRALFKDRFQHAITIANRTQKSLGVMFIDIDRFKAINDSMGHESGDAVLIEAAKRIRTCLRASDTACRIGGDEFTVILERLPSNEHAAQVANRLIQKFSEPMQVGSREIVVTASIGIAVYPGATQDIQRLLRDADAAMHAAKESGRNGYAFYTQEMETRAQESLEYELGLRQALQNREFLVYYQPRVNTATGTVTGAEALLRWQHPRRGLVMPESFIPLLEDTGLVIPVGEWILQQACQQGRRWQEAGHDSFGVSVNLSMKQFRAGTLLNSVRQALDESGLPPRSLELEITETVLVDDAEQALDLMRELKQIGVTLSIDDFGTGYSSLNYLRRFPIDLLKIDGSFIRDVTRNRGDAAITTTIAVMAKSLRLGILAEGVETREQARFLKTIGCHDMQGFLFGGPVPAENFGARLGEMDVLKLAGFDRTSGSNGSDRPALA, encoded by the coding sequence ATGTTCCGGCTCACACGCACCTATTCCATCGCGAGTTTTCTCGGCATCGTCCTGGTGACCATCGCTCTGGGGATGTTCTATCGCACGGTGGCGGTGGATGCGCTGATCGAGCATGAATCGCAGGCCAACGCCGCGCTCACCCAGTCGCTTTCCAACTCCCTGTGGCCCAGGTATGCGGACTTTGTCGCGCGGGCCGGCGGCATTCCGGTGCACGAGCTGGCATCACAACCGGAGATGGCCAGCCTGCACGAGGACGTACTCCAGAAGATCCGCGGTCTGCACGTGGTGAAGCTGAAGATATACGGGCTTTCCGGCCTGACGGTCTACTCGACGGAACCGAAGCAGATCGGCGAAAACAAGGCCGGGAACACCGGCTTTCAGAAGGCCAAAGCCGGACGAGTCGAAAACGAACTGGTGTTCCGCGACCGGTTTTCCGCCACCGAGCAGATTATCGTGAATCGCAATCTGCTGTCGTCGTATATCCCGGTTCGCCGGACGCCGAACGGGCCAATCGAAGGGGTTTTTGAAATCTATTCCGACGTGACGCCGCTGGTGGCGGACATCGAAAGCACGCAATACACGGTTCTGAGCGGAGTGATCTTTCTGCTGTTCCTGCTTTATCTTTTCCTGCTGATGATCGTGCGCCGCGCCGATCGCATCATCCGCTCGCACGAAAACGCGGAGCGCCGGGCGCAGGCGGAGCAGATGCATTACATGGCGTATCATGATCCGCTGACCGGCCTGCCGAACCGGGCCCTGTTCAAGGACCGGTTTCAGCACGCCATAACGATTGCCAATCGCACACAGAAATCGCTGGGGGTCATGTTCATCGATATCGATCGCTTCAAGGCCATCAACGACAGCATGGGCCACGAGAGCGGGGACGCGGTGCTGATCGAGGCCGCAAAGCGCATCCGCACCTGCCTGCGGGCCTCGGACACGGCCTGCCGCATCGGGGGCGATGAATTCACCGTGATCCTGGAACGGCTGCCCTCGAACGAACATGCCGCGCAGGTGGCCAACCGGCTGATCCAGAAATTCTCCGAACCGATGCAGGTCGGCAGCCGCGAAATCGTGGTCACCGCCAGCATCGGCATTGCCGTCTACCCCGGCGCCACCCAGGACATCCAGCGGCTGCTGCGGGACGCCGACGCCGCTATGCACGCGGCCAAGGAATCCGGGCGCAACGGTTATGCCTTTTATACGCAGGAGATGGAGACGCGCGCCCAGGAAAGTCTCGAATACGAACTGGGGTTGCGCCAGGCCCTGCAGAACCGGGAATTTCTCGTTTATTACCAGCCGCGCGTCAACACTGCCACTGGCACGGTGACCGGCGCGGAAGCGTTGCTGCGCTGGCAGCATCCCCGCCGCGGGCTGGTCATGCCGGAAAGTTTCATCCCGCTGCTGGAGGACACCGGCCTGGTGATCCCGGTTGGCGAATGGATTCTGCAGCAGGCCTGCCAGCAGGGCCGGCGCTGGCAGGAGGCCGGTCACGACTCGTTCGGCGTGTCCGTGAACCTCTCCATGAAACAGTTCCGTGCCGGCACGCTGCTGAACAGCGTGCGCCAGGCGCTCGATGAAAGCGGGCTGCCGCCGCGTTCGCTGGAGCTGGAAATCACCGAAACCGTGCTGGTGGACGACGCCGAGCAGGCGCTGGACCTGATGCGTGAGTTGAAGCAGATCGGCGTGACGCTCTCCATCGACGATTTCGGCACCGGTTATTCCTCGCTCAATTACCTGCGGCGGTTTCCCATCGACCTGCTCAAGATCGACGGCTCCTTCATCCGCGACGTCACCCGCAACCGCGGCGACGCCGCCATTACCACCACCATCGCGGTCATGGCCAAGAGCCTGCGCCTCGGCATCCTCGCGGAAGGCGTCGAGACCCGCGAGCAGGCGCGCTTCCTCAAGACCATCGGCTGCCACGACATGCAGGGATTTCTGTTCGGCGGGCCGGTTCCGGCGGAGAACTTCGGGGCGCGGCTCGGCGAGATGGACGTCCTCAAGCTGGCCGGCTTCGACCGGACCTCAGGCTCCAACGGTTCCGACAGACCGGCGCTGGCCTGA
- the greB gene encoding transcription elongation factor GreB, which translates to MGRNRLPQARGSAYITPQGAQCLREELDHLWRVKRPQVTQAVSEAAAQGDRSENAEYIYGKKQLREIDRRIRFLQKRLDVLKIVDRPPTDTARVYFGAWVRLESETGETTEYRIVGPDESDINKGFLSIDSPLARALLKKAVDDDVTVALPRGQTIYTVLEVRYTPFDDEG; encoded by the coding sequence ATGGGCAGAAACCGTCTTCCACAGGCCAGGGGTTCGGCCTACATCACGCCGCAGGGCGCGCAGTGTCTGCGCGAGGAGCTGGACCATCTGTGGCGCGTGAAGCGGCCGCAGGTGACGCAGGCGGTGTCGGAGGCGGCGGCCCAGGGCGACCGTTCGGAGAACGCCGAATACATCTACGGCAAGAAACAATTGCGCGAGATCGACCGGCGCATACGTTTTTTGCAGAAGCGGCTCGATGTGCTAAAGATCGTGGACCGGCCGCCGACCGATACCGCGCGCGTCTATTTCGGCGCGTGGGTGCGGCTGGAGAGCGAAACCGGCGAGACGACGGAATACCGCATCGTGGGGCCGGATGAATCCGACATCAACAAGGGCTTTCTGAGCATCGACTCGCCGCTGGCGCGGGCCCTGCTCAAGAAGGCCGTGGATGACGATGTGACCGTGGCGCTGCCGCGCGGTCAAACGATCTACACCGTTCTGGAAGTACGCTATACGCCCTTTGACGACGAGGGCTGA
- a CDS encoding sulfurtransferase TusA family protein: protein MSQEKPDRSVDTSGTCCPEPLIQAQRAIKAMQPGEVLELVCTDIGSRMDIPAWCNRTGHELLRMEEEGKTLRYYVRKRR from the coding sequence GTGAGCCAGGAAAAACCGGACCGGTCAGTGGACACCTCGGGCACCTGCTGCCCGGAGCCGCTCATACAGGCGCAACGCGCCATCAAGGCCATGCAGCCGGGCGAGGTGCTCGAGCTGGTTTGCACCGATATCGGCTCGCGCATGGACATCCCCGCCTGGTGCAACCGCACCGGTCACGAACTGCTGCGCATGGAAGAAGAAGGCAAGACCCTCCGCTATTACGTGCGCAAGCGCCGCTAG